In a genomic window of Chaetodon auriga isolate fChaAug3 chromosome 1, fChaAug3.hap1, whole genome shotgun sequence:
- the spg7 gene encoding mitochondrial inner membrane m-AAA protease component paraplegin — translation MSALLWQHRAALCRKHGRALWWTLSRRNSHLLAHKPISSRSVQNVLSRWDNVRKLLSKSDRTLTSQPQKLIESLLHRPLGPDMVGLSKELTRSNLLRNPVGLVNLLGATNFFSTSQSKQEKNKSDGGPKGRTPEDDEEEKKRREQEDQLYRNRLWSLFFIAAIMSLLNFINTSGGNISWSDFVNEMLAKGEVSRVLVVPESDIVEIYLHPGAVIFGRPRLALMYRMQVANIDKFEEKLRAAEEELNIDTKDRIPVSYKRIGFFGNALYALGLAAVVVLFLWYIFRLAGMGGREGGFSAFNQLKMAKFTIVDGKSGKGVSFKDVAGMHEAKTEVKEFVDYLKNPERYLQLGAKVPKGALLLGPPGCGKTLLAKAVATEAQVPFLAMAGSEFVEVIGGLGAARVRSLFKEARSRAPCMVYIDEIDAVGKKRSTNMSGFSNTEEEQTLNQLLVEMDGMGTTDHVIVLASTNRADILDNALMRPGRLDRHIFIDLPTLQERKEIFEQHLKILKLTQPANFYSLRLAELTPGFSGADIANICNEAALHAAREGHKSIDTFNFEYAVERVIAGSVKKSKILSKEEQRVVAFHESGHALVGWLLEHTEAVMKVSIAPRTNAALGFAQILPRDQYLFTKEQLFERMCMALGGRAAEAITFNKVTTGAQDDLRKVTRVAYSMVKQYGMCDSVGQVSFPDSEEQGAVGRRPFSQGLQEQMDHEAKMLIARAYRHTEKLLLDNRDKLTLLANALLEREVVNYDDIEALLGPPPFGPKKMIIPQSWLEAERDKQDTGDDEPQPPPRKRTEEDMDPQLV, via the exons ATGTCAGCTTTGTTGTGGCAGCATCGTGCTGCCCTTTGTAGAAAACACGGCCGAGCTTTGTGGTGGACGCTGTCAAGGCGAAACTCTCATTTGTTAGCACACAAGCCGATTTCCAGCCGGAGTGTCCAAAATGTGCTGTCCAGGTGGGACAATGTCAGAAAGCTTCTTTCAAAATCCGACCGGACACTTACAAGTCAGCCGCAGAAACTCATTGAG AGTCTTCTCCACAGACCGCTGGGTCCTGATATGGTGGGACTCAGCAAAGAGTTGACCAGGAGCAACCTGCTGAGGAACCCCGTGGGTTTGGTCAATCTGTTAG GTGCAACAAACTTCTTCAGTACCTCTCAGTctaaacaagagaaaaataaaagtgatgGTGGACCAAAGGGAAGAACTCCAGAGGACGATGAAG AGGAGAAGAAACGCCGTGAGCAGGAGGACCAGCTGTACCGGAATCGCCTGTGGTCCCTCTTCTTTATAGCAGCCATCATGAGCCTGCTGAACTTCATTAATACCAGCGGGGGTAACATCTCCTGGAGTGACTTTGTCAACGAGATGTTGGCCAAGGGAGAGGTGTCACGTGTGCTAGTCGTTCCCGAGAGCGACATTGTGGAAATCTACCTTCATCCTGGAGCGGTCATCTTTGGACGGCCT AGGCTGGCGCTCATGTACAGAATGCAGGTTGCCAACATTGACAAGTTTGAGGAGAagctgagagctgctgaagaAGAGCTGAACATCGACACCAAAGACAGAATACCAGTGTCCTACAAACGCATTGGATTCTTTGGAAA TGCGCTCTACGCTCTGGGGTTGGCAGCTGTTGTCGTGCTTTTTCTCTGGTATATCTTTCGACTGGCGGGCATGGGCGGCAGAGAGGGCGGCTTCAGTGCTTTT AACCAGCTGAAGATGGCCAAGTTCACCATTGTGGACGGCAAATCGGGTAAAGGCGTGAGCTTCAAAGATGTAGCAGGCATGCACGAGGCTAAGACAGAAGTAAAGGAATTTGTCGACTACCTCAAG AATCCAGAAAGATACCTCCAGCTGGGAGCCAAGGTTCCCAAGGGAGCACTGCTGCTTGGGCCTCCAGGCTGTGGGAAGACCCTGCTGGCCAAGGCCGTCGCCACTGAGGCCCAGGTGCCCTTTCTGGCTATGGCTGGCTCTGAGTTTGTGGAGGTCATTGGAG gTCTGGGTGCTGCTAGGGTCAGGAGTCTGTTCAAGGAGGCTCGCAGCCGAGCACCCTGCATGGTCTACATCGATGAGATCGACGCCGTGGGAAAGAAGCGCTCCACCAACATGTCAGGTTTCTCCAATACTGAAGAGGAGCAGACCCTCAACCAGCTGCTGGTAGAGATGGACG GAATGGGAACGACGGATCATGTGATAGTACTCGCTTCCACTAACAGAGCAGACATCTTGGACAATGCTCTCATGAGGCCAGGACGACTGGACCGGCACATCTTCATAGATCTGCCCACACTGCAG gagaggaaggagatctTTGAGCAGCATCTGAAGATCCTGAAACTGACCCAACCAGCTAATTTCTACTCTCTCCGTCTGGCTGAGCTCACCCCAGGCTTCAGTG GTGCAGACATCGCTAACATTTGCAACGAAGCTGCCCTGCATGCTGCCAGAGAGGGACACAAGTCCATCGATACCTTTAACTTTGAGTATGCAGTGGAGAGAGTAATAGCAG GAAGTGTAAAGAAGAGTAAGATCCTGtccaaagaggagcagagggtggTTGCCTTCCATGAGTCTGGACACGCCTTAGTGGGATGGCTACTGGAGCACACTGAGGCAGTCATGAAG gtgtccATCGCCCCGCGGACAAACGCAGCTCTGGGATTTGCCCAGATCCTTCCTCGTGACCAGTACCTGTTCACCaaagagcagctgtttgagcgGATGTGTATGGCTCTGGGAGGAAGAGCTGCCGAGGCCATCACCTTCAACAAGGTTACGACAG GAGCTCAAGATGACTTGCGTAAGGTGACGCGTGTGGCCTACTCTATGGTGAAGCAGTACGGCATGTGTGACAGCGTGGGCCAGGTCTCGTTCCCAGACTCAGAGGAGCAGGGTGCCGTCGGCCGCCGTCCTTTCAGCCAGGGCCTGCAGGAGCAGATGGACCAC GAGGCAAAGATGCTGATAGCCCGTGCTTATAGGCACACAGAGAAGCTGCTCCTGGACAACAGAGACAAGCTGACACTG TTGGCCAATGCCCTGTTAGAGCGTGAGGTGGTGAACTACGATGACATTGAAGCCCTGCTGGGTCCTCCCCCCTTTGGGCCCAAGAAGATGATCATCCCACAGAGCTGGTTGGAGGCTGAGAGGGACAAACAAGACACAGGAGACGACGAACCTCAACCGCCTCCCCGCAAACGCACAGAAGAGGACATGGATCCACAGCTGGTCTGA
- the cdh15 gene encoding cadherin-15 has translation MAARVLMVCVLGTLLCQVWSSAELHHGEEELHPRPLYPWRKQGTGVVRVKRDWIIPPIRVLENSKQVPEDLVQIKSDKIFTGEVIYKLEGPGVDQEPKNLFEIDDKTGVIRSKRPLDREKYNTFTLKAFALSPSGERLENPTTIEIVVLDQNDNRPIFTQSQFVGSVSEFSVPGTSVMSVSATDADDPMTENAFLSYSIIGQESIPANAVTKTMFGINNQTGAIYTRDVGLDREVVKGFRLKLQIADMGGMGLTSEGVAIIHVSDINNHPPQFSPASYSMIAVENRKNYEIGRVNVTDRDDRGTGNWEAKYFISNDPDGNFVISTDPVTNQGVLTVVKPLDFEAQDEHILILTVENLNPLSSKAPNLPVSTATVVVTVANENEAPHFRENPIQIVVPESVVPGTLLKSNIAFDPDNSELRYEISRDPERWLNINRDTGDITARRTFNMRSPHVKNNIYNAVIKVTDADGVSTTATVAITLKETNDFPPQLFPLSGSVCRETGRRSGLVVTAVDEDLPPHAAPFTFEIPDDLSINWTVIQVNDTHAVLHPLVELEAGEYAVTVSVSDSGSPVLSAYAQVNVTVCLCDSFGDCKSEVGAVLGSSVGISFIALIIIMACIALLLLLLLLAVAVTSCGRRHHIKKGTGLLVGESEDDIRDNVFNYDEQGGGEEDENAFNIDLLWNPHDAPSTPGSYYPPSGVPRGKQPLRKDAPHNLPSPTYPRRPPADPTDIEDYINDGLEAADNDPNVPPYDTALIYDYEGEGSLAGSLSSIASGSSDGDQDYDYLNDWGPRFQKLANMYDPR, from the exons ATGGCGGCACGGGtgctgatggtgtgtgtgctgggtaCTCTGCTTTGTCAG GTgtggagctctgcagagcttcatCACGGTGAGGAAGAGCTGCATCCTCGGCCTCTCTACCCATGGAGGAAGCAAGGCACGGGAGTGGTGAGGGTGAAGAGGGACTGGATCATCCCTCCAATCAGAGTGCTGGAGAACAGCAAGCAGGTTCCTGAAGACCTTGTCCag ATCAAATCGGACAAAATCTTCACAGGTGAGGTGATCTACAAGTTAGAGGGACCAGGGGTGGACCAGGAGCCCAAGAATCTGTTTGAGATTGATGATAAAACAGGAGTAATCAGGAGCAAGCGGCCGCTGGACAGAGAGAAATACAACACCTTCACG ctGAAAGCCTTCGCGCTGTCCCCCAGTGGAGAGAGACTAGAGAATCCTACCACCATTGAGATAGTGGTGCTGGATCAGAACGACAACAGACCCATCTTCACTCAGAGCCAGTTTGTTGGCAGTGTCTCTGAGTTCTCAGTCCCAG GCACGTCGGTGATGTCAGTGTCAGCCACTGATGCAGATGACCCAATGACAGAAAATGCTTTTCTGAGCTACTCTATCATTGGCCAGGAGAGCATTCCTGCCAACGCTGTTACCAAGACAATGTTTGGTATCAACAACCAGACAGGAGCCATCTACACCAGAGATGTGGGCCTGGACCGCGAG GTGGTGAAAGGTTTCAGATTGAAGCTGCAGATTGCTGATATGGGAGGCATGGGACTAACGAGTGAAGGTGTGGCGATCATACATGTATCTGACATCAACAACCACCCCCCACAGTTCAGCCCTGCCTCG TACAGCATGATAGCTGTGGAGAACAGGAAGAACTACGAGATCGGCCGGGTGAACGTGACGGACAGAGACGATCGTGGAACCGGAAACTGGGAGGCTAAATACTTCATTTCCAATGACCCTGATGGCAACTTTGTCATCAGCACAGATCCTGTAACCAACCAGGGCGTTCTGACAGTGGTGAAG CCTTTGGACTTTGAAGCACAGGACGAGCACATCCTGATCCTGACAGTGGAAAATCTCAATCCTCTGAGCAGCAAAGCTCCAAACCTCCCAGTGAGCACCGCTACTGTGGTGGTGACTGTTGCCAATGAGAATGAAGCTCCACATTTCAGGGAGAACCCCATTCAGATTGTGGTCCCTGAGTCTGTGGTTCCTGGGACtttactgaaaagcaacatcGCCTTTGACCCTGATAATTCGGAGCTGAG GTATGAGATTAGCAGAGATCCCGAGAGGTGGCTGAACATCAACAGAGACACGGGAGACATTACTGCCCGGAGAACCTTTAACATGCGATCTCCAcatgttaaaaacaacatctaCAATGCTGTTATCAAGGTTACAG ATGCTGATGGTGTGTCAACCACTGCCACAGTGGCCATCACGCTGAAGGAGACCAATGACTTCCCCCCTCAGCTCTTCCCTCTGAGTGGCTCTGTGTGCAGGGAAACAGGGCGGAGGTCCGGCCTGGTCGTGACTGCAGTGGATGAAGACCTTCCTCCGCATGCTGCACCTTTCACCTTTGAAATACCTGATGATCTGTCAATCAACTGGACTGTTATTCAAGTCAACG ATACTCATGCTGTGCTCCACCCgctggtggagctggaggcagGAGAGTATGCGGTCACAGTGTCTGTGTCAGACTCTGGCAGTCCAGTTCTGAGTGCCTATGCTCAGGTCAACGtcactgtgtgtctctgtgactcCTTTGGAGATTGTAAGTCTGAGGTGGGGGCTGTCCTCGGCTCCAGTGTGGGAATCAGCTTCATcgctctcatcatcatcatggccTGTATTGCACTCTTACTGC tgctgctcctgctggctgtggctgtaACCTCCTGTGGGAGACGCCACCACATCAAGAAAGGAACGGGTCTGCTTGTCGGGGAATCAGAAGATGATATCCGTGACAATGTCTTCAACTATGATGAGCAAGGGGGAGGCGAGGAGGATGAG AACGCCTTTAACATTGACCTGCTGTGGAATCCCCACGATGCTCCTTCGACCCCGGGGTCCTACTACCCACCGTCTGGTGTTCCTCGAGGCAAGCAGCCCCTCAGGAAGGATGCCCCGCATAACCTCCCCTCACCTACTTACCCACGGAGGCCTCCTGCAGATCCCACTGACATCGAGGACTACATCAATGAC GGCCTGGAGGCTGCAGACAACGATCCTAACGTCCCTCCATACGACACAGCCCTGATCTATGACTATGAGGGAGAGGGCTCTTTGGCAGGCAGCCTCAGCTCAATTGCTTCAGGCAGCTCTGATGGAGACCAAGACTACGACTACCTCAACGACTGGGGACCACGCTTTCAGAAACTGGCCAATATGTACGACCCACGTTAA